The DNA region ATTTCAACCATGCTGCGCCCGAGCAGGTCGAAGGCTATCTGGCGCTCGCCCCGAGAATGACCCTGCTGCACATCTCCGACACGCCCCTCCCCGAGGTGAACTGGCACCTCCCGCTCGGCTGGGGGTCCATCGACTTCGGCGATGTCCTCAAGGGGCTACGACAGGGCGGGTTCCGGGGGCCCGCCGTCCTGGAGATCGGCGGTCAGCCGTGGTCGGGCGGCTACGGTCAGGACACGGATGAGGCGCTGCACGCCTCGGCGGAGCTTCTTCGGCGGGTCGTGGCTGCCTCCGGGGACAGCGGCGTACCCTCCTGACGCGAACGGGGCGGCCCGCTCTTGCAACCACCCCCGGGAGTGGCAGACTGTCCCGCGTGACCGCCTCCCCCTCGATTCCCAGGACCGAACTCCACGCCGCCGCCGAGCGTTTCGGCACGCCCCTCTACGTGTACGACGCGGCGGAACTGGACGCCGCCCTCGCCCGGGTGCGCGCGGCGTTTGGTCAGGCGCGGGTGTTCTACGCGATGAAGGCGAACCCGAACCTCACGCTCCTGACCCGACTGCGCGTGGCGGGGGTGGGCTTCGAGTGCGTGAGCGCCGGGGAGATCGCGCGGGCCGAGCACGTGGGCGCGGGGGGCGAGAGCATCCTGGTCAACGGCCCCGCCAAGTCGGGCGAGGAGTACGCGGCGGGCGGGCGGCTCGGCGCCACCTTCGTCGTGGACCGCGAGGAGGAGGCCGGGCTCCTTCCCCCCGACTCGCGGGCCCTCGTGCGGGTGAATCCGGCGCTGAACGTCAGCACTCACGACCACCTCGCCACGGGCGCGGCGGGGAGCAAGTTCGGGGTCACAATCGAGCAGGCCCCCGGGGTGCTGCGGGCGCTGCGGGACGCCGGGCACACGGCCCTCGGGCTGCACGTCCACATCGGCAGCGCGATCCGGGACGCGGGCGACTTCGGGCTCGCCTTCGCCCGGCTGGCCGAGTTGCGGGCGCACACGGGCGAGTTGGAGGTGCTCGACGTGGGCGGGGGCTGGGGGCTGGACGCCGATCTGCCCGGGATCGCCCGCGAGGCCCACGCGGCGGCCTCCGTCTTCGGGGCGAGCCTGTGGGTCGAGCCGGGCCGCTACCTCGTCGCTCGGGCGGGCACCCTCCTCACCCGGGTCGTGGGCACGAAGCGCACCGGGCGGAACTTCCTCCTCACCGACGCGGGGATGACCGAGTTGCTGCGCCCCATGCTGTACGGGGCCGTGCATCCCGTCACCCCTCTCTGGGACGGCGCGGGGGGAGAGACCTGGGACGTGGCCGGTCCCGCCTGCGAGAGCGGCGACCTCCTCGCGCGGGACGTGGTGCTGCCCGTGCCCAGCCCCGGCGACCTCCTCGCGGTGGGGGACGCCGGGGCCTACGGGGCGGCGATGAGCGGCACGTACCTCACCCGGCCCCGCCCCGCCGAGGCGTTGTGGGAGGACGGAGCGTGGAGGCTGATCCGCCGCCGGGAGACGGCGCAGGAGGTGTGGGCGGCGGAGGTTTGACAGAAGTGTCAGACCGGCGTGGTTAGCCTGCCCGCAGCCATGATCGTCAAGGACCTCGAACCGCAGACGTACCCCGACCCCCTGCGCCGCGCCGGGCACGAGGCCGAGCGGCAGATGGCGCACTACCTCAAGCGGGCGTTCGGGGAAGACGCCCACAAGTTCGTGCTGAACAACCTCCGGGTCGAGCGTGAGGGGGAGGCGGCGCAGATCGACCACCTGATCGTCCACCGATTCGGGGTGAGCGTGGTGGAAAGCAAGAGCGTCGCTGGACAGGTCAGCGTGAACGAGCGGGGCGAGTGGACACGTTGGTGGAAGGGCCAGGGGCGCGGTATGCCCTCGCCGATCCTCCAAGCAAGGCGCCAACTCGATCTGCTGGGCCTTCTCCTCGCCGACCACACCGAGGAGCTGCTGGACCGCGCGATGTTCGGGTTGAGGCAGCGCCGATTCGACCCCATGCGGCGTGATGTTCTCGTCGCCATCTCGGACGGGGGCCGCATCACCCGCAAGGTGGACGTGCCCGAGGTCGTGAAGGCGGATCAGGTGCCCGACCGGGTGCGGGCCATCATCGGTTCGGGGGGTGGCCTCGGTGCGTTTGCCTTCAGCGACGCGGAGCTGACCCGGATCACGGCTTTTCTACGAACGCGCCACACGTCCAGCGCGGCCTCGGCACAGGCAGAGCCCGGCGGGCGTGCTCCCGTCAACGCAGCTCCCGCAGCGGCAGTTCCGGCGCCCACGCCGTCCGCCGAAGTGCGCCCTGCTCAGGAGCGGCAGGGGCAGGTCAGCCGTGGGCCTCAGCCGGTGTGCCGAACGTGCGCTTCAGGGGACGTGACCGTGCAGTACGGCAAATACGGGTATTACCTCAAATGCCGCGCCTGCGGGGGCAATACCCCAGCAAAAGCGGTCTGCCCGGCCTGTGGAGAGCCGGGGCGGCTGCGGGGGTCAGGCCGCGAATTCACGGCGACATGCGAGGGTGGACACATCTGGCCGTACTTCACCAACCCGGGAGACGCCTGAGCCCTTGTCCTAGGACCGCCAGAACTGAGCCGCCCGTCAAAACCAGTTCTCGACCCTGAGCCCCTCGACCCGCTCGAATTCGCGGGTGTTGTGGGTGACAAGGGTCAGGCCGAGGGCCAGGGCGTGGGCCGCGATCAGCGTGTCCAGCGCGCCGATGGGCGTTCCCCTGCGTTCCAGGGTGCTCCTCACCACGCCGTACTGCCGGGCGGCGACAGGATCGAAGGCGACGACTTCGAGCGGCTGAACGAAGCCTTCCAGCACCACGCGGTTCCGCTCGGACCCGCTTTTCTCGACCCCATAGCTCAACTCGGCGAGCGTCAGGCTGGACAGACCAATGGCGTCCGGTGGGAACTCGGCGAACCGTTTGGCCACCTGCGGAGGACGGCGGTTCATGACGTAGATACAGATATTGGTGTCGAGCAGGAATTGCAGGGCCATCTACTGGTCCCAGTCGCGTTCCTGGGCGGGAGGTTGGTTCCGCTCAATGGCCGTCTCCATCTCCGGGAGTTCCTGATACCAACGGCGCCAGAACTCGCGCTGCCCCTCGGGCGAGGACGGTAGCAGCAGGACACCGTTTCCAACCCTTTTCACGACGACCTCCTGGCCCTCGAACTGGAAAGCTTTGGGCAGGCGGACAGCCTGACTGCGGCCATTCCTGAACAGTTTCGCAGTGGTCACGGCTCCTCCTGTCACAGAGTATAGACACTCTGGTCTAGACCAACTTGAGATGACCGTGGCCTCGCTGGCTTCCGGCGCACGAGGAGCGTGAGCCCAACCGGCTCTCCCCCGGGACCTTTGCCCCACCTGGGCTATCATGCCCGCGTGACCCTGCCGCCCTCCCCGACGGTCTCCCCGACGCCCGACACCACCCGCGCCCGCATCCTGACCGAGGCGGCGCGGCTGTTCGTGGCGAGCGGCTACCACGGGGTCAGCATGCGGGAGGTGGCGGCGGCGGTGGGCGTGACCAAGCCCGCGTTGTATCACCACTACGCCGACAAGGAGGCCCTGTTCCTGGCGATGCTGAACGGCACCCTGGCCGGGCTCGCGCGGCTGGTGGCCCACGCCGAGGGGCAGCCCGGCATCCGCGCGCAACTGGAGGTGCTGGTGGGCGACCTGCTGGCTTCGGCCCCCGAGCAGAGATTGGGCCTGCAACTGGCGGGCGAACTGCGCCACGTCTCGCCCGAACGCCGCGCGGCCTTCGAGGGCGAGTACCGCCGGGTGTGGATGGGCGGCCTGACCCGCCTCATCGAGGGGGCGATCTCCCAGGGCGAACTGCGCGCCGACCTGCCCCCCGCCGTGCTGACCCGGGCGCTGCTCGCGCTGCTCTACCCCCTGGTGACGGGGGCGCCGCCCGCCGACCCGCACGGAACGGCGCGGGCGCTGCTGAGCGTGTACCTGGACGGGGCGGCGCGGCAGGGGGCCGTGCCCGGAGCAGGGAACGTGGAAGGTGAAGACCCTTCACCCGCCACTTAGGAACGGTGCACAACTTCTCCCGGACGATGGGGGGTAGCGTGCCCCGTCGGCGCGTCCGGGTCTCCCGGTTGTCCTCGTCTTCCGTTCGCTCGAGCGCGTCCACGCGGCCCGCTCTCCCTCCCCTATGGAGACCTTTTGATGGAAACCCTGTTCGGCTGGGTCACCCAGCCCGAGGCCTGGCTGGCTTTCGGCACCCTGCTTCTGCTCGAAGTCGTCCTGGGCATCGACAACGTCATCTTTATCAGCATCCTGGCGGGAAAGCTGCCGCCCGAGCAGCGCCAGCGGGCGCGCACCATCGGCCTGCTCGGCGCGATGCTGATGCGGCTCGCGCTGCTGTTCTCGATTGCCTGGATCTACCGCCTGCAAGACGACCTGTTCGAGGTCTTCGGCAAGGGATTCTCGGGCCGCGACCTGATCCTGATCTTCGGCGGGCTGTTTTTGCTGTACAAGGCCGTCAAGGAGATGCACGAGCAACTGGAGGGCCCCGGCGCGCACACCCCCGGCGTGGGCGCCGTGGGCGCGACGAACTTCGCGGGCATCATCGCGCAGATCATGGTGCTCGACATCGTCTTCAGCCTCGACTCGGTGATCACGGCGGTCGGCATGGCGGACGACATCGGCGTGATGGTGAGTGCGGTCGTCGTGACGGTCGCCATCATGCTCGTCGCCGCGCGCCCCATCGGCGAGTTCGTGCAGGCGCACCCCACCGTCAAGATGCTGGCGCTCGCCTTCCTGCTCCTGATCGGCGTCAACCTGATCGCCGACGGCTTCGGCTTCAAGATTCCCAAGGGCTACACGTACTTTGCCATGGGCTTCGCCATCATGGTCGAACTGCTCAACCTGCGCGCCCGCAAGGGCAAGCCGGTCGACCTGCACGAGACGCAGCGCCACCCGGACGCGGGTTGAGACACGAGAAAGCGCAGAGGCGGAGGCTCGCGGGCTTCCGCCTCTTCCGCGTCCGGTCCAGAGGGGGATGACGGCAGCGATCCCGATCCCCTCCTGGCCCAGGACGAGGCGGAGGCGACCGGCGTTGGCGATGACCTTGGGCAATGCACCCGCCACTTTCCGGGGTGTTCGCCGCACCTCCCCATCCCCTCCGGCAACGCCTCAAGCCTCGCGCTCATTCAGGAAGATCGCCGAGGACGGGCACAGGTCGCGCAGCACGCAACCCTCGCAGCGGGGGCGCCCGGCCTTGCAGGTCTGGCGACCGTGGCGGATGGTGGCGACGTGGAAGGTGTAGCGGGCCGTCCAGTCGCGCGGCAGCACCTCGTCGAACCAGCGTTCGACCTTCACGGCGCTCCAGCGGGAGGGCGTCAGGTCGAGCCGCTTGGCGATGCGGTCGATGTGGGTGTCCACCGGCATCGCGGGCCGCGCGAGGTCGAAGAGGAGGACGCAGCTCGCCGTCTTGGGCCCCACGCCGGGCAGCGACTCCAGCAGGGCGCGGGCGTCCGCGTCGCTCAGGTCGCGGGTCTCGCGCAGGCTGAGGGCGCCGCGCGTCTCCTCCAGGCGGTGCAGGACGTTCCAGATGTAGTCGGCCTTTACCCGCGCCAGACCGCCGCCTGCCGCGCGCAACACGGCCTCGATGCCGTCCGGCCCGTCCGCCAGCGCCGCCTCCCAACTCGGGTAAGCGAGCTTGAGCGCCTCGAACTGCCGCCGGGTGATCGCGCCGACATTCTGCTGACTCAGGATCGTCTCGATCAAGCCGTCCAGGGGCTCCGGGCTGAGCCTGGGGCGGGGCGGGGTGGGCAGGTACGTCTCGGCCAGTCGCCGCGCGATCTCGGGGAGGTGGGGCGGCGCCGGCACCTCCTGGCTGGGGGTAGGGCGGGGGGCGCGGACCCTCGGGGTGGGGACCGTCGCAGTCAGGGTGAGGGAGGACCCGGGTGGGGGAGCGGGAACGCGGGGCACGGCCCAGGCTAGCCGGGGGGCCGGGGCGGGACTGTGCCGGAAGTCGGGGCGGCCTCGTTACTGCCGGGCGCGCAGCCTGGTGACGTTGCCCGCCGCGTCGCGGACCTCGATGTCGGCGTAGATGCCCGTCGTCTCGGCGTAGAAGTCCACGCGGGCCCCCGGCGTGACGTTGAGGCGGTTGCCGTCCACCAGAACCTGCGCGACGCGGTTGTCGTCGGTGGCGACGCCCGTCACGCGGATGAAGTTCCGTTCGCGCTCGAAGCGGGTGACCTTGATCACCGGGTTCGTGCCGTCCACGCTGACAGGCAGGCGCAGGGTGCTCTCGTTGCCCGCCGCGTCGCGCGCCCGGATCGTGTACTCCCCGCGCGAGCCCTGAATCTGCGTCTTGAAGACGAAGTTGGCGAGCTTCGGCGTGCCTCCCTGGAGGGGGACGCGGCGGCCCTCCACCGTCAGCTCCTTCACGCCCTGGTCGTCGAGCACGTACCCCTTCACCACGAAGTTGCTCGCCCGGCTGACCCCGCCCCCCTCCGGGCTGGTGATCACGATGCGCGGCTGGAACGTGTCGGCCGTGCGGTTACACGCCCCCAGCAGCGCGGCGAACGGGAGGAGGAGCAGGGCGGCGCGGCGCATGGGGGGAGTATAGCGGGGAGCCGGGAGCGGTCAGCCGTCAGCAGCGAGAGCCGGGGCAACGGCTTCGGGCTGATAGCTGACCGCTTCCCCCCAGCCACACGTCCCCCGCCCCGGTGCTTTAATGCCCCCCGTGAGCGCGCCCCCCCGCCCCCCCGCCGTCAGCCGTGCCATTCCCGAGGGCACCCGGGATGTCCTGCCGCCCGAGTGGGCGTGGCGGGAGCATCTGCGCTCGCGGCTCGTCGGCGTCTTCTCCGCCTGGGGCTACCGGGGGGTGGAGTTGCCCGCCCTGGAGTTCGCCTCGGAGGCGCACCCGCAAAGCGCGCGGGCCTTCAAGCTGATCGACGCGAGCGGCGAGGTGCTGGCCCTGCGAAGTGAATACACCACCGCCATCGGTCGGCTCGTGCGCGCCCGCTTCCCGGAGGGGCCCTTTCCCCTGCGCCTCCAGTACGGCGGGCGGCTGTGGCTGCGGACCCTGACGAGCGAACTCGGCAGGCTGCGGGAGTTCTACCAGGTCGGCGTGGAACTCGTCGGG from Deinococcus aetherius includes:
- the lysA gene encoding diaminopimelate decarboxylase, translated to MTASPSIPRTELHAAAERFGTPLYVYDAAELDAALARVRAAFGQARVFYAMKANPNLTLLTRLRVAGVGFECVSAGEIARAEHVGAGGESILVNGPAKSGEEYAAGGRLGATFVVDREEEAGLLPPDSRALVRVNPALNVSTHDHLATGAAGSKFGVTIEQAPGVLRALRDAGHTALGLHVHIGSAIRDAGDFGLAFARLAELRAHTGELEVLDVGGGWGLDADLPGIAREAHAAASVFGASLWVEPGRYLVARAGTLLTRVVGTKRTGRNFLLTDAGMTELLRPMLYGAVHPVTPLWDGAGGETWDVAGPACESGDLLARDVVLPVPSPGDLLAVGDAGAYGAAMSGTYLTRPRPAEALWEDGAWRLIRRRETAQEVWAAEV
- a CDS encoding nuclease-related domain-containing protein → MIVKDLEPQTYPDPLRRAGHEAERQMAHYLKRAFGEDAHKFVLNNLRVEREGEAAQIDHLIVHRFGVSVVESKSVAGQVSVNERGEWTRWWKGQGRGMPSPILQARRQLDLLGLLLADHTEELLDRAMFGLRQRRFDPMRRDVLVAISDGGRITRKVDVPEVVKADQVPDRVRAIIGSGGGLGAFAFSDAELTRITAFLRTRHTSSAASAQAEPGGRAPVNAAPAAAVPAPTPSAEVRPAQERQGQVSRGPQPVCRTCASGDVTVQYGKYGYYLKCRACGGNTPAKAVCPACGEPGRLRGSGREFTATCEGGHIWPYFTNPGDA
- the vapC gene encoding type II toxin-antitoxin system tRNA(fMet)-specific endonuclease VapC, whose product is MALQFLLDTNICIYVMNRRPPQVAKRFAEFPPDAIGLSSLTLAELSYGVEKSGSERNRVVLEGFVQPLEVVAFDPVAARQYGVVRSTLERRGTPIGALDTLIAAHALALGLTLVTHNTREFERVEGLRVENWF
- a CDS encoding antitoxin, which produces MTTAKLFRNGRSQAVRLPKAFQFEGQEVVVKRVGNGVLLLPSSPEGQREFWRRWYQELPEMETAIERNQPPAQERDWDQ
- a CDS encoding TetR/AcrR family transcriptional regulator — encoded protein: MTLPPSPTVSPTPDTTRARILTEAARLFVASGYHGVSMREVAAAVGVTKPALYHHYADKEALFLAMLNGTLAGLARLVAHAEGQPGIRAQLEVLVGDLLASAPEQRLGLQLAGELRHVSPERRAAFEGEYRRVWMGGLTRLIEGAISQGELRADLPPAVLTRALLALLYPLVTGAPPADPHGTARALLSVYLDGAARQGAVPGAGNVEGEDPSPAT
- a CDS encoding TerC family protein; the encoded protein is MMETLFGWVTQPEAWLAFGTLLLLEVVLGIDNVIFISILAGKLPPEQRQRARTIGLLGAMLMRLALLFSIAWIYRLQDDLFEVFGKGFSGRDLILIFGGLFLLYKAVKEMHEQLEGPGAHTPGVGAVGATNFAGIIAQIMVLDIVFSLDSVITAVGMADDIGVMVSAVVVTVAIMLVAARPIGEFVQAHPTVKMLALAFLLLIGVNLIADGFGFKIPKGYTYFAMGFAIMVELLNLRARKGKPVDLHETQRHPDAG
- a CDS encoding endonuclease III domain-containing protein, which encodes MPRVPAPPPGSSLTLTATVPTPRVRAPRPTPSQEVPAPPHLPEIARRLAETYLPTPPRPRLSPEPLDGLIETILSQQNVGAITRRQFEALKLAYPSWEAALADGPDGIEAVLRAAGGGLARVKADYIWNVLHRLEETRGALSLRETRDLSDADARALLESLPGVGPKTASCVLLFDLARPAMPVDTHIDRIAKRLDLTPSRWSAVKVERWFDEVLPRDWTARYTFHVATIRHGRQTCKAGRPRCEGCVLRDLCPSSAIFLNEREA